TGCACACTCTCTGTTTCTTCATCTTCATTTCTATGTTGGTCATTCCTACCAGACTTCAGATCCTCGTGCCCAGGGATTTCCCCTAGCCTCTCCTGCAATTATCTAACTGATATTAGAAAGCAATTCTATGCAAATAGGCCTTTGGACAAGGCAGACTACAGTTCAAAATATAGAAACATACTAACAAGTTTTAATATTTTGCAAAACAAAGCAAGAGTAAATTATGACCTTGAGAGAGGCATTCTCAGCATGAAGCTGCTCATACTCGCTCTTGAGACGACTAACTTCTGATCTAAGGTTAGCATTTTCTTCCTTTAAGGCTTCAGCACGTTGAGCCAGCTCATCACATTCCGCCTGATTCAATAGTAAGCATTTAGAATCTTAGATAAACAACTCATTTGTGAGCCTCTAATGGAAGATAACCATAATAAAATCTGCAATTTCTGAAGGCTACTTCATTACCTGCTTACGCAACCTTGATCGCCGAGCAGACTCTCTGTTTGATTGCTTCCTTCTCTGTCTTTTAAGCTCTCTTTCATCCTAAATTCATAAAACCAGAAATAGTTCCAGTTACATACAACACCAAAAGAAAAAGCAATACAAAAACACATTCTTAGAATATCAGCAAGGAAAGTATGTAGCAGCTTCTTGGAGGAGAAAAACCTTAATTATAATCCAATATATTTAGTTTGAAATTTGACATTTCATGGAAAAAAGCATAGCACCACATCCAAAAGAAAATTAACTGACTCTAAGGAGATCTTGAATTTCACTATATTGTTCAGAGAGAGAAAACCTGTAACCAAAGCTGAGACTGGACATTGTCCCGTGATCCAGGGGTTACAATTCCTCCTGCAACTGGGGTTGAAGGAACCTTCGCATGCATTGCAGGAACATTAGATGAAGCAGGTGTTCCCCAGTAGTCCATCCCAATATGTAAGTTAGTAGTTGGACCAGGAACAGCTGTGGCAGCCCCAGTAGTTGATATAGGTACAATGGCCAGTGCTGTATTTGCCACTGAATGGGCTGAATTAGGACCTCCATTCTGAGGACCATGAGCTGAGCGTCCGTTCTGAGATGCTTCACCTGTATAAGAACCATTGTAGACATTCCCTCAGAAGTCAGAACAAACACAAATGGCAACAATACAGTGCAAAAAgatgtcatgtcatgtcatgtcaATAACACTAACCTTCTCCAGAATCTTTTCCGTCTCCAGACTGCAATTGCGAATcctaaaaaagaagaaaataacaTTTTATAGCATAATATTGACCTGAAAAAAGGAAATTAAAGGCAATATAGGTGAATGGCtgaatttgaataaaaatgaaacaTTTAAAGTTTTCTCATCCTTGGAAGAGTTCCAAAAGAAGCTGCAGCACATGAGGAGTTGTAATTGAGATGATTATAGAATACAGCTTTAGCATTTCTTCAATAACCTTACTCCAAAATGTTTTTCTTAGGACATACAGAAGGCTCATTAAACTTTGTTTCCCATGTAACAGATAAAAGAAATAAATCTGATCAGCAGGCAGGTTAACTCCTAGTTGCTATGAACAGCATAATTGAGAAGCTACAAGAGTACTGTGACTTCCGGAGAGAGAAAGAAGGAACCCTGGATACAGTTCCATCCAAAACAACTTATGTTGAGGATTATTCCCTTTCCCAGGCGATCAACATTATTAAATCGGGTTATTTAATAGAAAAAGAGGGATTCAAGGCAAGGCTGATCAATTGAAACAACAATCTTCACATCC
Above is a genomic segment from Gossypium arboreum isolate Shixiya-1 chromosome 8, ASM2569848v2, whole genome shotgun sequence containing:
- the LOC108469942 gene encoding bZIP transcription factor 16, which codes for MGSSEMDKAAKEKEPKTPPAITTQEPSSTTNSGSVNADWSGFQAYSPIPPHGFLASSPQAPPYMWGVQHIMPPYGTPPHPYVAMYPHGGIYAHPSLPPGSYPFSPFAMPSPNGIAEASGNTPGSMEMDGKPPEVKEKLPIKRSKGSLGSLNMITGKNNNLGKTSGASANGGYSKSADSGSEGTSEGSDANSQNDSQLQSGDGKDSGEGEASQNGRSAHGPQNGGPNSAHSVANTALAIVPISTTGAATAVPGPTTNLHIGMDYWGTPASSNVPAMHAKVPSTPVAGGIVTPGSRDNVQSQLWLQDERELKRQRRKQSNRESARRSRLRKQAECDELAQRAEALKEENANLRSEVSRLKSEYEQLHAENASLKERLGEIPGHEDLKSGRNDQHRNEDEETESVQGSH